A portion of the Bacillus sp. SM2101 genome contains these proteins:
- a CDS encoding M15 family metallopeptidase, whose translation MKFFTLTRLFITSTFIGILLISGCSNGSVNLQDEEVIATEGTETVEENVSDQGNESQQENLAVEEEVETTADEAQQGEDQDKQSSNNNEDLVSLEQFNNVIEEQNGLKVIMNPENILSIVNKEQSLPSDYIPDDLVVPNVAFSFGDQVLEKSYLRSEAALALEEMFKQASQENITLYAVSGYRSFERQNELFTAEVAKYGKEKASQAVAVPGHSEHQTGLTMDISSQSVNFLLTTDFADTIEGQWVENNAHLFGFIVRYPKDKVDITGYQYEPWHIRYVGKDVAKVLYDNNIILDSILNK comes from the coding sequence ATGAAATTTTTCACACTAACAAGATTATTTATTACTTCAACATTCATTGGAATACTGTTAATTTCAGGTTGTTCAAATGGAAGTGTAAATTTGCAAGATGAAGAAGTAATAGCAACTGAAGGAACGGAGACAGTAGAAGAAAACGTTTCTGACCAAGGCAACGAAAGTCAGCAAGAAAATTTAGCAGTTGAAGAAGAAGTTGAAACGACAGCAGATGAAGCCCAACAAGGCGAAGACCAAGACAAACAATCGTCCAATAATAACGAGGACCTGGTTTCCTTAGAACAATTTAATAATGTCATAGAAGAGCAAAATGGACTTAAAGTGATTATGAATCCAGAAAATATATTATCCATCGTCAATAAGGAACAAAGCTTACCTAGCGATTATATTCCTGATGACTTGGTAGTACCGAATGTAGCATTCTCATTTGGAGACCAAGTACTAGAAAAAAGCTACTTACGATCGGAAGCTGCTCTTGCCTTAGAAGAAATGTTTAAGCAGGCATCTCAAGAAAATATTACTTTATATGCTGTTTCTGGCTATCGTTCATTTGAAAGACAAAATGAACTATTCACCGCTGAGGTGGCTAAGTATGGAAAAGAGAAAGCATCACAGGCTGTTGCTGTTCCAGGTCATAGCGAACATCAAACAGGTTTAACAATGGATATAAGTAGTCAAAGTGTAAACTTTTTATTAACAACTGATTTTGCTGATACAATCGAAGGGCAATGGGTTGAAAATAACGCTCATTTGTTTGGCTTTATTGTTAGATATCCAAAAGACAAAGTAGATATCACGGGCTATCAATACGAGCCTTGGCATATCCGTTATGTAGGGAAGGATGTTGCTAAAGTGTTATATGATAATAATATTATTCTCGATAGTATCTTGAATAAATAA
- the deoD gene encoding purine-nucleoside phosphorylase: MSVHIGAKENEIADKILLPGDPLRAKYIAETFLDDTICYNEVRGMLGFTGTYKGEKISVQGTGMGVPSIAIYINELMQSYNVQTLIRVGTCGAIQKDVKVRDVILAMTSSTDSSMNKIRFGGIDYAPTADFELLKNAYDIGVEKGLNLKAGNVFTADQFYNDNAEFEKWAQYGILAIEMETTALYTLAAKFGRKALSVLTVSDHILTGEETTSEERQTTFNDMIEVALDAAIK; this comes from the coding sequence ATGAGCGTACATATTGGAGCAAAAGAAAATGAAATCGCTGACAAAATATTACTACCAGGAGATCCATTACGTGCTAAGTATATAGCAGAAACATTTTTAGATGACACTATTTGTTATAACGAAGTACGAGGTATGCTTGGTTTTACAGGGACATATAAGGGAGAAAAAATATCAGTTCAAGGTACAGGTATGGGGGTACCTTCGATTGCTATATATATAAACGAGTTAATGCAAAGCTACAATGTACAAACATTAATACGTGTAGGAACTTGTGGAGCGATCCAAAAAGATGTTAAAGTTCGTGATGTTATTTTAGCGATGACTTCATCTACAGACTCAAGTATGAATAAAATTAGATTTGGTGGGATTGATTATGCACCAACTGCAGACTTTGAACTATTGAAGAATGCGTACGATATAGGTGTTGAAAAAGGCTTGAATTTAAAAGCAGGTAATGTCTTTACAGCTGATCAATTCTATAACGATAATGCCGAATTTGAAAAGTGGGCTCAGTATGGAATTTTAGCAATCGAAATGGAAACAACTGCTCTATATACATTAGCTGCTAAATTCGGTCGCAAAGCACTATCAGTGTTAACGGTAAGTGATCATATACTAACAGGAGAAGAAACAACTTCTGAAGAACGCCAAACTACTTTTAATGATATGATTGAAGTTGCACTTGATGCAGCAATTAAGTAA
- a CDS encoding ArsA family ATPase: MDIKKILFVGGKGGVGKSTTAAAIALKLAKNNKRTLIISTDPAHNIGDIFHQQVGHTQREVYSNLFALEIDPHQEADRYIQTVKDNIRETVKPHMLEEVNRQIDLAKCSPGADEAALFDKLVSIIIEKKDKFDHLIIDTAPTGHTLRLLSLPELMTVWMNGMVSRRKKINRNYSQLLNDGEEIEDPIYKILKMRKNRFKEVRDILLNSKVTGYLFVLNAERLPIIETKKAVMLLQDNDFQVETIVVNKVLPDDMSDTFFQQRKQQERVYLDQIKEQFKSQKVMLIPLFNEDIHSFRMLSNFAEQI, translated from the coding sequence ATGGATATTAAAAAAATTCTATTTGTAGGAGGCAAAGGTGGGGTAGGGAAATCAACAACAGCTGCCGCCATTGCGCTGAAACTTGCAAAAAATAACAAAAGAACATTAATCATTTCCACAGATCCAGCACATAATATTGGTGATATTTTTCATCAACAAGTAGGACATACACAAAGAGAAGTGTATTCAAACTTATTTGCGCTTGAAATAGATCCACATCAAGAAGCTGATCGATACATTCAGACAGTTAAGGACAATATAAGGGAAACGGTTAAACCCCACATGCTTGAGGAGGTGAATCGTCAAATTGATTTAGCTAAATGCTCCCCAGGAGCGGATGAAGCAGCATTATTTGACAAATTGGTTTCAATTATCATCGAAAAAAAAGACAAGTTCGATCATTTAATTATTGATACAGCTCCTACAGGACACACACTTAGGCTATTATCGCTACCAGAATTAATGACTGTATGGATGAACGGAATGGTAAGTCGTCGAAAGAAAATAAACAGAAATTATTCTCAATTACTTAATGACGGTGAGGAAATTGAAGATCCAATTTATAAAATTTTAAAAATGAGAAAAAATAGATTTAAAGAAGTTAGAGATATTTTATTAAATAGTAAAGTTACAGGATACTTGTTCGTGTTAAATGCAGAACGACTTCCAATTATTGAAACTAAAAAAGCTGTAATGTTACTTCAAGATAATGACTTTCAAGTTGAGACAATTGTTGTTAATAAAGTATTACCTGACGATATGTCTGACACTTTTTTTCAACAACGAAAACAACAAGAAAGAGTTTATTTAGATCAAATTAAGGAACAATTTAAATCACAGAAAGTAATGTTAATCCCTTTATTTAATGAGGATATACACTCGTTCAGAATGCTTAGCAATTTTGCTGAACAAATTTGA
- a CDS encoding cory-CC-star protein — protein sequence MDKAWNMLKILIRNYDEMLKLPHRIEIARELRDEDDLFVLLCSSELLGVPNPIFYYTLELYPYMIENFHEWHLRMGMEHSPLDGIRCC from the coding sequence ATGGACAAGGCATGGAATATGTTGAAAATACTCATTAGGAATTATGATGAAATGCTTAAATTACCTCACCGCATAGAAATTGCAAGGGAGCTCAGAGACGAAGATGATTTATTTGTATTACTTTGTAGTTCAGAGTTACTGGGTGTTCCTAATCCAATTTTTTATTATACGCTAGAATTATACCCTTATATGATTGAAAATTTCCACGAATGGCACTTACGTATGGGTATGGAGCACTCACCACTAGATGGCATTCGATGCTGTTAA
- a CDS encoding carbon starvation protein A, whose amino-acid sequence MNSIWLAIFGMVVFALGYRYYSKFIAEKIYRLDSSYVTPAHKYEDGVDFVPTKKSILWGHHFTSVAGAAPIVGPAIAVYWGWLPALLWVVLGTVFAAGVHDFGTLVLSVRHKGQSVGTLTNKLIGKQAKILFLFIILILVLMVNAVFAWVISNLFITFPASVIPVFIEIPLAIWIGYAVYRKKKGMLVPSIIALLIMYATAVLTSKYQILQIDLVRYFGGANNTVLFGLDGVSMAFFVWIIILMVYLYIASILPVWKLLQPRDYINSHQLIVGLFILYGGLLLLRPEITAPMTNTAATDKSWFPLLFITIACGAISGFHGLVSSGTTSKQLDKETDARFVGYLGAIGEGSLALIAIIAVVTFFATPGEFLTAYSSFDNASSGGLSAFIGGAAQLATGLFIPEEIAKTIVTIIVVSFAATSLDTSVRLMRYIISELGYEYKINPLTKTHVATSVAVITSAALILLPKGPNGFGSGGYLLWPLFGTSNQLLAGISLLLISIWLKKQGRNYIVTLAPMLFIIIMTLWAMIQQVVFQWSGYGESDANLLLFILGGVILVFAFWILLIAFSSLTKKDNTNNINTPM is encoded by the coding sequence TTGAATAGTATTTGGTTAGCGATATTCGGAATGGTAGTCTTTGCACTCGGGTATCGATATTATTCGAAGTTTATAGCGGAGAAAATTTATCGTCTTGACTCTAGTTATGTAACTCCAGCACATAAGTATGAAGACGGTGTTGATTTTGTGCCAACGAAAAAATCCATCTTATGGGGGCATCATTTTACTTCGGTAGCAGGTGCTGCACCAATTGTTGGGCCAGCTATAGCAGTTTATTGGGGATGGTTACCTGCATTGCTATGGGTTGTATTAGGAACTGTCTTTGCTGCAGGGGTACATGATTTTGGTACACTCGTTTTATCTGTTCGTCACAAAGGACAATCTGTCGGTACTTTAACGAATAAACTAATCGGGAAGCAAGCTAAGATCTTATTTCTATTTATTATCTTAATTTTAGTGCTTATGGTAAATGCAGTTTTTGCTTGGGTTATTTCAAATTTATTTATTACATTTCCAGCCAGTGTTATCCCTGTATTTATTGAAATTCCTCTCGCCATTTGGATAGGGTATGCAGTTTATAGAAAGAAAAAAGGGATGCTTGTACCTTCAATTATTGCGCTTTTGATAATGTACGCAACTGCAGTTTTAACTAGTAAGTATCAAATTCTTCAAATAGATTTAGTGAGATATTTCGGTGGTGCAAATAACACTGTTTTATTTGGACTTGATGGTGTTTCAATGGCATTTTTTGTTTGGATCATCATTTTAATGGTGTATTTGTATATCGCTTCTATCTTACCAGTTTGGAAGTTATTACAGCCAAGAGACTATATTAACTCTCATCAACTTATCGTCGGGTTATTTATTTTATATGGTGGACTATTATTATTAAGGCCTGAAATAACGGCGCCTATGACAAATACAGCTGCTACAGACAAATCTTGGTTTCCATTGTTATTCATCACAATTGCATGTGGTGCTATCTCAGGGTTTCACGGATTGGTTTCGTCAGGTACAACCTCTAAACAGCTAGATAAAGAAACAGATGCTCGTTTTGTTGGTTATTTAGGGGCAATAGGTGAAGGGTCGCTAGCGTTGATTGCCATCATTGCAGTCGTGACATTTTTCGCTACACCTGGAGAATTTTTAACTGCTTATAGTAGTTTTGATAATGCTAGTAGCGGAGGTTTAAGTGCGTTTATTGGCGGGGCAGCTCAGCTAGCAACTGGGTTATTTATTCCAGAAGAAATTGCAAAAACGATAGTAACGATTATCGTCGTAAGCTTTGCGGCAACTTCGTTAGATACTTCAGTACGATTAATGAGATATATTATTTCAGAATTAGGATATGAGTACAAGATAAATCCATTAACAAAGACGCATGTTGCAACATCGGTTGCTGTAATTACAAGTGCAGCTCTAATATTGTTACCAAAAGGTCCCAATGGTTTTGGGTCAGGTGGGTACTTGCTTTGGCCATTGTTTGGTACGTCGAATCAATTATTAGCAGGTATAAGCTTGTTACTTATTTCAATTTGGCTCAAAAAACAAGGGAGAAATTATATTGTTACACTAGCTCCTATGTTGTTCATTATTATTATGACGCTTTGGGCGATGATACAACAAGTTGTTTTTCAGTGGTCAGGATATGGTGAATCAGATGCAAATTTACTTCTATTCATACTAGGTGGAGTTATATTAGTATTCGCTTTTTGGATATTGTTGATTGCCTTCTCTTCATTAACGAAAAAGGACAACACTAATAATATTAATACTCCGATGTAA